Proteins found in one Allorhizobium pseudoryzae genomic segment:
- a CDS encoding dihydrodipicolinate synthase family protein translates to MTFSTSSRGVYAIATTPFLQDGSLDTASIDRLTDFYQDSGCSGITILGIMGEAPKLEPAESRAIIKQVVSRARIPVIVGVSAPGFAAMRSLARDAMDLGAAGVMIAPTPSLRTDDQIVTYFGQAIEAVGDDVPWVLQDYPLTLNVVMSVGVVAKIISNHPSCLMLKHEDWPGLEKISKLRAMQKAGDLRPFSILCGNGGMFLDFEPERGADGAMTGYGFPDMLTELIDLSAAGKRDAAHDLFDAHLPLIRYEQQLGIGLAVRKYVLKRRGVITSDAQRKPGLALSETARAEVDYLIARLAQRDKRAAF, encoded by the coding sequence ATGACATTCTCCACCAGTTCCCGGGGCGTTTATGCCATCGCCACCACCCCCTTCCTGCAGGACGGGTCGCTCGACACGGCCTCGATCGACCGGCTGACCGATTTCTACCAGGACAGCGGCTGCAGCGGCATCACCATCCTCGGCATCATGGGGGAAGCGCCGAAGCTTGAGCCGGCTGAAAGCCGGGCGATCATCAAGCAGGTCGTTTCCCGCGCACGCATTCCGGTGATCGTCGGCGTGTCGGCGCCGGGCTTTGCCGCCATGCGCTCGCTTGCCCGCGATGCGATGGATCTCGGCGCGGCCGGCGTGATGATTGCGCCCACACCCTCGTTGCGCACCGACGATCAGATCGTCACCTATTTCGGCCAGGCGATCGAGGCGGTCGGTGACGACGTGCCCTGGGTGCTGCAGGATTACCCGCTGACCCTCAACGTCGTGATGTCGGTCGGTGTCGTGGCAAAAATCATTTCCAACCACCCCTCCTGCCTGATGCTGAAGCACGAGGACTGGCCGGGGCTGGAGAAAATCTCGAAGCTCAGGGCAATGCAGAAGGCCGGCGATCTCCGGCCCTTCTCGATCCTCTGCGGCAATGGCGGCATGTTCCTCGATTTCGAGCCGGAACGCGGTGCCGATGGGGCGATGACCGGCTACGGTTTCCCCGATATGCTGACCGAACTCATCGATCTCTCTGCCGCCGGCAAGCGCGACGCCGCGCATGATCTCTTTGACGCGCATCTGCCGTTGATCCGCTACGAACAGCAGCTCGGCATCGGCCTTGCCGTGCGCAAATACGTGCTGAAACGCCGCGGCGTCATCACCTCGGATGCGCAGCGCAAACCGGGCCTGGCGCTCTCAGAGACGGCCCGCGCCGAAGTGGACTACCTCATCGCCCGGCTGGCCCAACGCGACAAGCGGGCCGCCTTCTGA
- a CDS encoding GAF domain-containing protein, whose translation MIPLAHLRDSFEGVIPSVIATTDADGLPNVSYLSHVHIIDDTHVALSNQFLSKTAVNVAANGLATVMVVDGLTGAQHILDLTFERSETEGPLFERLSAHLSILEQNMAGIMRLKAADIYRVRDCRAVPAPHPLEAATALKAPDLMEPTAQLSRMLAEAGDTESLLDTTLDGLARLFGIRHAMVLVPDDSGKRMITIATIGYERFGIGAEVDFGDGIIGIAAATRQTVRITDLSRGRRYVEAVRSMAGMEGPGSIPLPSLALPFSQIALPMIAQGRLVGLLFAESEARFAFRHRDEQALSLIGAQLAQALRLAEQDRDRPHAGEIVPLHPPERVATAGLFQLRFYPRDGSLFLGDDYLIRGVPGRLLKHLIEEYLKSGKQEFRNREIRREASLMLPDIKDNLETRLILLRRRLAEKGGPIRLISMERGRLRLEVDGQPEIVIIEA comes from the coding sequence GTGATCCCGCTTGCTCACCTGCGCGACAGTTTTGAAGGCGTCATTCCCTCGGTCATCGCAACGACCGATGCGGATGGACTGCCGAATGTCTCCTATCTCAGCCACGTGCACATCATTGATGATACCCACGTGGCACTCTCCAACCAGTTTCTTTCAAAAACTGCCGTTAATGTGGCGGCAAACGGGCTGGCGACGGTGATGGTTGTCGATGGCTTGACCGGTGCCCAGCACATTTTGGATCTCACCTTCGAGCGCTCTGAGACCGAGGGGCCGTTGTTCGAGCGGCTCTCGGCACATCTTTCAATCCTTGAGCAAAACATGGCAGGAATCATGCGGCTGAAGGCTGCGGACATATATCGCGTGCGCGACTGCCGGGCGGTGCCAGCCCCTCACCCGCTGGAGGCTGCAACCGCGCTCAAGGCTCCGGATTTGATGGAACCCACGGCGCAGCTCTCGCGGATGTTGGCTGAAGCCGGTGATACGGAGAGCCTGCTGGATACCACCCTTGACGGCCTTGCCCGGCTGTTCGGCATTCGCCACGCGATGGTGCTGGTGCCGGACGACAGCGGAAAACGCATGATCACGATTGCGACTATCGGCTATGAGCGCTTCGGCATTGGTGCTGAAGTGGACTTTGGCGACGGTATCATCGGCATTGCTGCGGCGACGCGGCAGACCGTGCGCATCACCGACCTTAGCCGTGGCCGGCGCTATGTCGAGGCGGTCCGCTCCATGGCCGGAATGGAAGGTCCTGGCAGCATCCCGCTTCCGTCCCTTGCGCTTCCCTTCAGCCAGATCGCCCTCCCGATGATTGCCCAGGGACGGCTGGTCGGCCTTCTGTTTGCCGAATCCGAGGCGCGTTTCGCCTTTCGCCACCGCGATGAGCAGGCGCTGAGCCTGATTGGCGCACAGCTTGCCCAGGCCCTGAGGCTGGCTGAACAGGATCGGGACCGTCCGCATGCGGGCGAGATTGTGCCCCTCCATCCGCCGGAACGCGTTGCCACGGCCGGTCTGTTTCAGCTGCGCTTTTACCCCCGTGACGGGTCGCTGTTTCTTGGAGACGATTACCTGATCCGCGGCGTACCAGGCCGCCTGCTCAAACATCTGATCGAAGAGTACCTGAAATCGGGAAAACAGGAATTCCGCAACCGCGAGATTCGCCGCGAGGCAAGCCTGATGCTGCCCGATATCAAGGACAATCTGGAAACGCGCCTCATTCTCCTGCGACGGCGGCTTGCAGAAAAAGGTGGCCCGATCCGGTTGATCAGCATGGAGCGCGGACGGCTGAGACTGGAGGTCGATGGCCAGCCTGAGATTGTCATCATCGAGGCTTGA
- a CDS encoding flavin reductase family protein, whose protein sequence is MTETHTHFDFQALSERERYKLLIGTVIPRPIALVTTVSQDGHANGGPFSFFNVLTHDPALLAIGIEHHPDGRPKDTARNIAETGEFTVHIADMPLMRQMEICAIKFGPEVDELQEAGLTTVPGRMVKSPRIVAAPAALECRLHTVLKVSPARDIVIGEVVGAFIRSDAVDEKTFYVDQGLMDAVGRLGGALYTRTQDQFEIKTQTVDEYRRLKASAQEKAREDNTP, encoded by the coding sequence ATGACAGAGACCCATACCCATTTCGATTTTCAGGCGCTGTCCGAACGCGAGCGCTACAAGCTTTTGATCGGCACCGTCATTCCCCGCCCGATCGCGCTCGTGACGACCGTCAGCCAAGATGGCCACGCCAATGGCGGTCCGTTCAGCTTCTTCAATGTGTTGACGCATGATCCGGCGCTTTTGGCGATCGGCATCGAACATCATCCGGACGGACGGCCGAAGGACACGGCCCGCAACATTGCCGAGACCGGCGAATTCACCGTGCACATCGCCGATATGCCGCTGATGCGGCAGATGGAAATCTGCGCCATCAAGTTCGGTCCCGAGGTCGATGAACTTCAGGAGGCTGGCCTGACGACCGTGCCGGGCCGGATGGTCAAGAGCCCGCGCATCGTGGCGGCCCCGGCGGCCCTCGAATGCCGGCTCCATACGGTGCTCAAGGTCAGCCCCGCCCGCGACATCGTGATTGGCGAGGTCGTCGGTGCCTTCATCCGCAGCGATGCAGTCGATGAAAAGACGTTTTATGTGGACCAGGGACTGATGGATGCCGTTGGCCGCCTGGGCGGCGCGCTCTATACCAGAACGCAGGACCAGTTCGAGATCAAGACCCAGACCGTTGACGAATACCGGCGCCTTAAGGCCTCGGCACAAGAAAAAGCGCGTGAGGACAACACACCATGA
- a CDS encoding amino acid ABC transporter ATP-binding protein: protein MTHRPMLEIVSLQKRFGDTVVLRDINLKVAQGELVFIIGPSGSGKSTMLRCCNRLEEPSGGDIIVDGRNIMSGTSRDLDRMRLKVGMVFQGFHLYPHMSVVKNVMLAQCKALGRSTEEARARAMDMLDRVGLAHKESAMPAELSGGQQQRVAIARALALDPLVMLFDEPTSALDPELVGSVLSVMKDLKAKGMTMLVVSHEMGFARETADRVVFMDGGVVVEEGAPEDIFGAPKAERTRAFLSRVTR, encoded by the coding sequence ATGACCCACCGTCCCATGCTCGAGATCGTTTCGCTTCAGAAGCGGTTTGGTGACACCGTCGTCCTGCGCGACATCAATCTGAAGGTCGCGCAAGGCGAACTCGTCTTTATCATCGGCCCGTCCGGTTCGGGCAAAAGCACCATGCTGCGCTGCTGCAACCGCCTGGAGGAACCCTCGGGCGGCGACATCATCGTTGACGGACGCAACATCATGAGCGGCACCAGCCGCGATCTCGATCGCATGCGATTGAAGGTCGGCATGGTGTTTCAGGGTTTCCACCTCTACCCGCATATGAGCGTGGTGAAGAACGTCATGCTCGCGCAGTGCAAGGCCCTGGGTCGCTCGACCGAAGAAGCGCGCGCGCGTGCCATGGACATGCTGGACCGCGTCGGCCTTGCCCACAAGGAAAGCGCCATGCCTGCCGAACTTTCCGGCGGCCAGCAGCAGCGCGTGGCGATCGCCAGGGCGCTGGCGCTCGATCCGCTCGTGATGCTGTTTGACGAACCGACCTCGGCGCTTGATCCGGAGCTGGTGGGCTCCGTGCTCTCCGTTATGAAGGATCTGAAGGCCAAGGGCATGACCATGCTGGTCGTCAGCCACGAAATGGGCTTTGCCCGCGAGACGGCGGATCGCGTCGTCTTCATGGATGGCGGGGTGGTCGTGGAGGAAGGTGCGCCGGAAGACATCTTCGGTGCGCCGAAGGCCGAGCGCACGCGCGCCTTCCTGTCTCGCGTCACGCGGTGA
- a CDS encoding amino acid ABC transporter permease has protein sequence MANFLTTFFNPDVMARYLPDVLSGMLVAVWIGLAVVVAGVVLGLALACLRTYRIRIFDLLIICFADIFRALPPLVLILLLYFGLPGVGIRLSGPMVLFIVLSLTLAAFAEEIFWAGFLSVDRGQWEAGISTGLGFGRTLLYVALPQAVRLAIPPLVNRVLAITKMTALGSVIGVSEILSAATTAQSFSGSATPLTLAAIAYLVLFMPLVFAARLFERRRDQAQGR, from the coding sequence ATGGCGAATTTCCTCACGACCTTCTTCAACCCGGATGTCATGGCACGCTATCTGCCGGATGTGCTGTCCGGCATGCTGGTCGCCGTCTGGATCGGGCTTGCGGTCGTCGTGGCGGGTGTCGTTCTCGGTCTCGCGCTCGCCTGCCTCAGAACCTACCGTATCCGGATCTTTGATCTCCTGATCATCTGCTTTGCCGATATCTTCCGGGCGCTGCCGCCGCTCGTCTTGATCCTGCTGCTCTATTTCGGTCTGCCGGGCGTCGGCATCCGGCTGTCAGGCCCGATGGTCCTGTTCATCGTGCTGTCGCTGACGCTCGCCGCCTTTGCCGAAGAGATCTTCTGGGCGGGTTTTCTGTCGGTCGATCGCGGACAGTGGGAAGCCGGCATCTCCACCGGTCTCGGCTTTGGCCGGACGCTGCTCTATGTCGCCCTGCCCCAGGCCGTGCGCCTTGCCATTCCACCGCTCGTCAACCGGGTTCTGGCGATCACCAAGATGACGGCGCTCGGCTCCGTCATCGGTGTGTCGGAGATCCTCTCCGCCGCCACGACCGCGCAAAGCTTTTCCGGCAGCGCCACGCCGCTGACGCTTGCGGCGATCGCCTATCTCGTCCTGTTCATGCCGCTCGTGTTTGCCGCACGGCTCTTCGAACGGCGACGCGACCAAGCCCAGGGGCGCTGA
- a CDS encoding LysR family transcriptional regulator, whose product MTDSPTKPDVSLRLLEIFDAIMRCGTTVEAAEQLGISQPAVSNGIRQLEAQTGVTLFERLHRRLQPTEEAVALHEDIKPVFGLLRGFASRAQDMRQGVSGRLRVISTPPLGHTVAPLAMRRFLKERKDVSVAYDVRRLEHVVEAVQSGHADLGLALALERHPAVNVEVLARTHMVAVLPKTEKVSGSTVSAETLAKGDFVGLEIESNLGQKVRAAFERDGVAYKPRVEVRYCATAAVLASAGIGSAVIDPYTAAFNAGLGVIERGFLPPIEVAAVLITRKGIPRSRLQHAFISEMRKALTDFAAGGMQTIFGPR is encoded by the coding sequence ATGACCGATTCACCGACAAAACCCGACGTGTCGCTTCGGCTTCTCGAGATCTTCGATGCGATCATGCGCTGCGGCACGACCGTGGAGGCCGCCGAGCAGCTGGGGATCTCCCAGCCGGCCGTCTCCAACGGCATCCGGCAGCTGGAGGCCCAGACGGGTGTGACCCTGTTCGAGCGTCTGCATCGCCGCCTGCAGCCGACGGAAGAGGCCGTTGCCCTGCATGAGGATATCAAGCCTGTCTTCGGTCTCCTCAGAGGGTTTGCATCGCGCGCGCAGGATATGCGCCAGGGTGTGTCCGGAAGGCTGCGGGTGATCTCGACGCCGCCGCTTGGGCATACGGTTGCGCCGCTTGCCATGCGGCGGTTCCTCAAGGAGCGCAAGGATGTCTCCGTTGCCTATGATGTGCGGCGGCTGGAACACGTGGTAGAGGCCGTGCAGAGCGGCCATGCCGATCTTGGCCTTGCCCTTGCACTGGAACGGCATCCCGCCGTCAATGTCGAGGTTCTGGCGCGCACGCACATGGTTGCCGTCCTGCCGAAGACGGAGAAGGTGTCCGGCAGCACGGTGAGTGCGGAGACGCTGGCGAAAGGTGACTTTGTCGGGCTGGAGATCGAATCGAACCTCGGCCAGAAGGTGCGGGCCGCCTTCGAGCGCGATGGTGTGGCCTACAAACCCCGCGTCGAGGTGCGCTACTGCGCCACCGCAGCGGTTCTTGCCAGCGCGGGCATCGGCTCTGCCGTCATCGATCCCTATACGGCCGCCTTCAATGCCGGGCTTGGCGTGATCGAACGCGGTTTCCTGCCGCCGATCGAAGTGGCGGCGGTCCTCATCACCCGCAAGGGCATTCCCCGCTCCAGGCTGCAGCATGCCTTCATATCGGAAATGCGCAAGGCGTTGACGGATTTTGCCGCCGGCGGCATGCAGACGATCTTTGGCCCCCGGTAG
- a CDS encoding hemerythrin domain-containing protein, whose product MTHTPTSITAIPDLNGRFDLYGAVHKGLRKAGCELLVRLGSTDFDQSEDTEEVLALLRTYLTLAASHVCHEDEHIHAALAARGASTDTVDHQHDDHREAFGQLEALARAVETAWPMHRRATGRKLYLAFAAYLAEDLAHMHEEETVTARALWNRFTDDELSAIEMRIVSSLSPETNMAFMRIMIPAMNPLERADMLGAMQKLAPPEIFDAVIEFAVRPALDTKAFGDLAGRLKRAA is encoded by the coding sequence ATGACGCATACCCCCACTTCCATCACCGCGATCCCGGATTTGAACGGGCGCTTCGATCTCTACGGCGCCGTGCACAAGGGGCTGCGCAAGGCCGGTTGCGAACTTCTGGTTCGGCTCGGCTCAACGGATTTCGACCAAAGCGAAGACACCGAAGAGGTGCTGGCCTTGCTGCGCACCTATCTGACGCTCGCCGCCTCCCACGTATGCCATGAAGACGAGCACATTCACGCAGCCCTTGCCGCCCGCGGCGCTTCCACCGATACCGTCGATCACCAGCACGATGACCACCGCGAGGCCTTCGGTCAACTGGAAGCACTTGCCCGCGCGGTCGAAACGGCCTGGCCCATGCATCGCCGCGCCACCGGTCGCAAGCTCTACCTCGCCTTCGCCGCCTATCTCGCCGAGGATTTGGCTCATATGCACGAGGAAGAAACGGTTACCGCCCGGGCCCTCTGGAACCGCTTTACCGATGACGAGCTTTCGGCGATCGAAATGCGGATCGTCTCGTCGCTCTCGCCGGAGACGAATATGGCCTTCATGCGCATCATGATCCCGGCGATGAACCCGCTGGAACGCGCCGATATGCTCGGCGCAATGCAAAAGCTTGCCCCGCCGGAAATCTTTGACGCGGTCATCGAATTTGCCGTCCGTCCCGCGCTCGACACCAAAGCCTTCGGCGATCTCGCCGGCCGGCTGAAACGCGCCGCTTAA
- the hydA gene encoding dihydropyrimidinase: MQYDTVIHGGTVVTPYETFRADVGIAEGRIAAVAERLNGGERRIDAGGRLVLPGGIEAHCHIAQESSSGVMTADDYYSGSVSAAFGGNSCFVPFAAQHRGQSIADVIATYDGRAAPNSVIDYSYHLIISDPTPAVLEELPGVFQRGITSFKVFMTYDLMNIGDGGMLDILTVAKTHGALTMVHAENNEMVKWMNRRFAAAGLTAPKYHALSRPELAEEEAINRAVSLAKLVDAALFIVHVSTRGGAAIVRREKLAGTKLFAETCPQYLALTRSDLDRPGMEGAKYICSPPLRDQETQEALWQHIRSGTFESVSSDHAPYRADASGKFLNGMDAPYPKIANGMPGIAMRLPYLFSEGVAKGRITLGDFVKLSSSNAARVFGLDRKGSIAPGFDADIAIWNPEETRKVTLDMQHDNMDYTPFEGNEITGWPELVMNRGRIVVEKGTLKGQAGDGRFVARKPVDTGAMPGHRAVEFKIAAEFGQEIAP, translated from the coding sequence ATGCAATACGATACGGTCATCCACGGCGGAACAGTTGTTACGCCTTACGAGACGTTCAGGGCGGATGTCGGCATTGCCGAGGGACGGATTGCAGCTGTCGCCGAACGCCTCAACGGTGGTGAGCGGCGGATCGATGCCGGTGGCCGGCTTGTCCTGCCGGGCGGCATCGAAGCGCATTGCCACATCGCCCAGGAAAGTTCGTCCGGTGTCATGACGGCGGATGACTATTATTCGGGCTCTGTCTCGGCGGCCTTCGGCGGCAATTCGTGTTTCGTGCCGTTTGCCGCCCAGCATCGCGGCCAGTCGATTGCCGATGTGATCGCCACCTATGACGGGCGGGCGGCACCGAATTCCGTCATCGATTATTCCTATCACCTCATCATCTCGGACCCGACGCCGGCGGTGCTTGAAGAGCTGCCGGGCGTCTTTCAACGCGGCATCACCTCGTTCAAGGTCTTCATGACCTATGACCTGATGAACATCGGCGATGGCGGCATGCTCGACATCCTGACGGTGGCGAAGACCCACGGTGCGCTGACCATGGTGCATGCGGAAAACAACGAGATGGTGAAGTGGATGAACCGGCGCTTTGCGGCAGCCGGCCTCACCGCGCCGAAATACCACGCTCTCAGCCGGCCGGAACTCGCGGAAGAGGAGGCGATCAATCGGGCTGTTTCGCTGGCTAAGCTTGTCGATGCCGCCCTTTTCATCGTGCATGTCTCGACCCGCGGCGGTGCCGCAATCGTGCGGCGCGAAAAGCTTGCCGGAACGAAGCTGTTTGCCGAAACCTGCCCGCAATACCTCGCGCTGACACGGTCCGATCTCGACCGCCCCGGCATGGAGGGTGCCAAGTACATCTGTTCCCCTCCTCTTCGCGACCAGGAAACGCAGGAAGCGTTGTGGCAGCATATCCGGTCAGGCACATTCGAAAGCGTCTCTTCCGACCACGCTCCCTACCGGGCAGATGCCTCCGGCAAATTTCTCAACGGCATGGATGCGCCCTATCCGAAAATCGCCAACGGCATGCCCGGCATTGCCATGCGGCTTCCCTATCTGTTTTCCGAGGGCGTAGCCAAAGGCCGGATCACGCTCGGTGACTTCGTCAAGCTCTCCAGTTCCAACGCTGCGCGCGTCTTCGGGCTGGACCGCAAGGGGTCGATTGCCCCCGGTTTCGATGCGGATATCGCCATTTGGAACCCGGAGGAAACCCGCAAGGTCACGCTCGACATGCAGCACGACAACATGGACTACACGCCCTTCGAGGGTAACGAGATCACCGGCTGGCCGGAATTGGTGATGAACCGTGGCCGCATCGTCGTGGAGAAGGGCACGCTCAAGGGGCAGGCGGGGGATGGACGTTTCGTGGCCCGCAAGCCGGTCGATACCGGCGCCATGCCCGGCCATCGTGCCGTCGAGTTCAAGATCGCGGCAGAATTCGGCCAGGAGATTGCACCATGA
- a CDS encoding YceI family protein, with the protein MKVDPLSVKRDFPFPDVEDFDGKIGRGEDFLAAKPIAFQTRAITITGQGRATVTGDLTFRGKTHPTSLDVHFNGSVAEHPMDKKPRLGFSATGVVHRTDWGLGIAVPALGEDVDLLIEAEFVPPQL; encoded by the coding sequence GTGAAGGTCGATCCGCTCTCGGTGAAGAGGGATTTCCCCTTTCCTGACGTCGAGGATTTCGACGGCAAGATCGGCCGCGGCGAGGATTTCCTCGCGGCAAAGCCGATCGCCTTCCAAACTCGGGCGATTACGATCACGGGGCAGGGGCGGGCAACCGTCACCGGTGACCTCACCTTCCGGGGCAAAACACATCCGACAAGCCTCGACGTGCACTTCAATGGCTCGGTCGCCGAACACCCAATGGACAAGAAGCCCCGCCTGGGCTTCTCAGCCACAGGCGTCGTCCATCGCACAGATTGGGGCCTCGGTATTGCCGTGCCCGCGCTCGGCGAAGATGTCGATCTGCTGATCGAAGCGGAATTCGTCCCGCCCCAGCTCTAA
- a CDS encoding amino acid ABC transporter permease produces MQTLIDQFFNLSIMAKSLPLMLSGLWMTARLCAAVILLGLAGGLLVALANLSPRRWLRLPSILFTDIFRALPPLVLLIFIYSGLPFAGVEISPFAAVALAFLLNNSAYYAEVYRAGILSVGKGQWEAARSTGLSQTQTLRSVILPQAIRNVLPDLLSNTVEVVKLTSLASVVSLSELLYAANMARSITYNASPLVLAALIYLVILWPVVRLVSRFQRRLAA; encoded by the coding sequence ATGCAGACCCTCATCGACCAGTTCTTCAACCTCTCGATCATGGCGAAATCGCTGCCGCTGATGCTGTCGGGCCTGTGGATGACGGCACGGTTGTGTGCGGCGGTCATCCTGCTCGGGCTGGCCGGCGGTCTTTTGGTGGCGCTTGCCAATCTCAGCCCGCGCCGGTGGCTCCGGCTGCCCTCCATCCTCTTCACGGATATTTTCCGCGCCCTGCCGCCTTTGGTGCTCTTAATCTTCATCTATTCCGGCCTGCCGTTCGCCGGTGTCGAGATCTCTCCCTTTGCCGCCGTGGCCCTCGCCTTTCTGCTCAACAATTCCGCCTATTACGCCGAAGTCTACCGCGCCGGCATCCTCTCCGTCGGCAAGGGCCAGTGGGAGGCGGCGCGTTCGACCGGGTTGAGCCAGACCCAGACGCTCAGAAGCGTGATCCTGCCGCAGGCGATCCGCAACGTATTGCCGGATCTGTTGTCGAACACGGTCGAGGTGGTGAAGCTCACCTCGCTTGCCTCGGTCGTTTCGCTCTCCGAACTTCTCTACGCCGCCAATATGGCGCGTTCGATCACCTATAACGCCTCGCCGCTGGTTCTGGCGGCGCTCATCTATCTCGTCATCCTGTGGCCCGTGGTGCGGCTGGTCAGCCGTTTCCAGCGTCGGCTTGCGGCGTGA
- a CDS encoding aspartate/glutamate racemase family protein, whose amino-acid sequence MMKSVPPTILVINPNSSETVTEGLRTALSGFSFPGGPVIECLTIAHGPPGVVTQRHVDEAALHTAAVIESRPDAAAYVLACYSQPGLDLARSITSRPVYGIQDAGVLSALALADLFGVIAVAEASIPRHLRNLRRLGVDQRLAGEVALEGSVSVAESGHGEESYGLLLKAAQKLKGLGAGAIVMGCAGMSGHRRRLEEEVGCAVIDPTQAAVAMAFGNLVTGAA is encoded by the coding sequence ATGATGAAGAGCGTCCCCCCGACCATCCTGGTGATCAACCCGAACAGTTCCGAAACCGTCACCGAAGGGCTGCGGACGGCGCTTTCCGGCTTTTCCTTTCCCGGTGGCCCGGTCATCGAATGCCTGACCATCGCGCACGGGCCGCCCGGTGTCGTGACACAACGGCATGTGGATGAGGCGGCGCTGCATACCGCGGCGGTGATCGAATCGCGTCCGGATGCGGCGGCCTATGTGCTTGCCTGTTATTCGCAGCCGGGCCTCGATCTCGCCCGCTCGATCACCAGCCGGCCTGTCTACGGCATCCAGGATGCCGGCGTTCTGTCGGCCCTGGCGCTGGCGGATCTGTTCGGAGTCATTGCCGTTGCGGAAGCCTCCATTCCCCGCCACCTGCGCAATCTGCGCCGTCTCGGCGTCGATCAGCGGCTGGCGGGCGAGGTTGCGCTGGAGGGTTCCGTCAGCGTTGCCGAGAGCGGTCATGGCGAGGAAAGCTACGGACTTCTCTTGAAGGCGGCGCAGAAGCTGAAGGGTCTTGGCGCTGGCGCCATTGTGATGGGATGTGCCGGCATGTCCGGTCATCGGCGGCGGCTGGAGGAAGAGGTCGGCTGTGCCGTCATCGATCCCACCCAGGCGGCGGTCGCCATGGCCTTCGGCAACCTCGTCACGGGAGCCGCATGA
- a CDS encoding N-carbamoyl-D-amino-acid hydrolase, whose amino-acid sequence MTRMIIAGAQLGAIQKADSREAVVSRMIDLLEQAAARGAEMIVYPELALTTFFPRWYMPDWNEVDTWFEREMPNGATMPLFERARALGIAMTFGYAELTPEGRRFNTSILTNRKGEIVGKYRKVHLPGHDEYDTSRAFQHLEKRYFEPGDLGFNVWRNEGVIMGMAICNDRRWPETYRCMGLQGVELITIGYNTPAVNSQMSAEGLEKRLFHSDLSLQSGAYQNATYVVGVAKAGVEDGHPLIGGSIIVDPDGFVLARAETEEDELIVADCDFDKCAFGKTTIFDFARHRRIEHYGRITSQTGAIIDV is encoded by the coding sequence ATGACACGCATGATCATTGCCGGCGCCCAGCTCGGCGCCATCCAGAAAGCCGACAGCCGGGAAGCGGTGGTCTCTCGCATGATCGACCTCCTGGAACAGGCCGCGGCGCGCGGCGCGGAGATGATCGTCTATCCGGAACTGGCGCTCACCACCTTCTTCCCGCGCTGGTACATGCCCGACTGGAACGAGGTCGATACCTGGTTCGAACGGGAAATGCCGAACGGTGCCACCATGCCGCTTTTCGAGCGGGCTCGCGCACTCGGCATCGCCATGACCTTCGGTTATGCGGAACTGACGCCCGAAGGCCGCCGCTTCAACACCTCGATCCTCACCAACCGCAAGGGTGAGATCGTCGGCAAATACCGCAAGGTGCACCTGCCGGGGCATGACGAATACGATACGTCGCGCGCCTTCCAGCACCTGGAAAAGCGCTATTTCGAACCGGGCGATCTCGGCTTCAACGTCTGGCGCAACGAAGGCGTGATCATGGGCATGGCGATCTGCAACGACCGCCGCTGGCCCGAAACCTATCGCTGCATGGGCCTGCAGGGCGTCGAGCTGATCACCATCGGTTACAACACGCCGGCGGTGAACAGCCAGATGAGCGCCGAGGGGTTGGAGAAGCGCCTGTTCCACTCGGACCTTTCGCTGCAGTCCGGTGCCTACCAGAACGCCACCTATGTCGTCGGTGTCGCCAAGGCCGGCGTGGAGGACGGGCATCCGCTGATCGGCGGTTCGATCATCGTGGATCCGGATGGCTTCGTGCTGGCCCGGGCCGAAACGGAAGAGGACGAACTGATCGTGGCCGATTGCGATTTCGACAAATGCGCCTTCGGAAAAACGACGATCTTCGACTTTGCACGCCATCGCCGGATAGAGCACTATGGCCGCATCACGTCCCAGACCGGCGCCATCATCGACGTCTAG